Proteins co-encoded in one Brassica oleracea var. oleracea cultivar TO1000 chromosome C4, BOL, whole genome shotgun sequence genomic window:
- the LOC106340746 gene encoding cyclin-dependent protein kinase inhibitor SMR2 gives MSKITSLMQEEVTLGEVPKTREDAFSDNNHVLDICRKRKRSDEEEEEELVEEDNDGFKTPTRPENRIPEVRECPPAPRKGETEYLAMRRGNTIWCRRRLSFSPENAVGSFITDLQWRTTSMTIKK, from the coding sequence ATGTCAAAGATCACAAGCTTGATGCAAGAAGAGGTAACGTTAGGTGAGGTTCCAAAGACGAGAGAAGACGCATTTTCGGACAATAATCATGTGTTGGATATTTGTCGGAAAAGAAAGAGATCAGATGAAGAAGAAGAAGAAGAACTTGTGGAGGAAGACAACGACGGCTTCAAAACACCGACCCGTCCGGAAAATAGAATCCCTGAGGTCAGAGAATGCCCACCGGCTCCGAGGAAGGGCGAAACGGAATACTTGGCGATGCGCAGAGGTAACACAATATGGTGCCGTAGACGGTTGAGTTTCTCGCCGGAAAATGCCGTCGGCTCGTTTATAACGGACTTGCAGTGGAGGACAACGTCAATGACGATCAAGAAATAA
- the LOC106339582 gene encoding 60S ribosomal protein L36-2, with product MATPQVKTGLFVGLNKGHVVTRRELAPRPNSRKGKTSKRTLFIRSLIREVAGFAPYEKRITELLKVGKDKRALKVAKRKLGTHKRAKRKREEMSSVLRKMRSGGGGVTEKKK from the exons ATGGCAACACCTCAAGTGAAGACTGGTCTGTTCGTTGGTCTGAACAAAGGTCACGTCGTCACCAGACGTGAGTTAGCTCCTCGTCCCAACTCTCGCAAAGGG AAAACGAGCAAGAGGACGTTGTTCATCAGATCACTGATCAGGGAGGTTGCTGGCTTTGCTCCTTACGAGAAGAGAATCACTGAGCTTCTCAAGGTTGGTAAAGACAAGAGGGCTCTCAAGGTCGCTAAGAGGAAGTTGGGTACCCACAAGAGAGCCAAGCGAAAGAGAGAGGAGATGTCTAGTGTTCTCCGCAAGATGAG GTCTGGTGGTGGTGGTGTTACTGAGAAGAAGAAATAA
- the LOC106339777 gene encoding dof zinc finger protein DOF2.4 isoform X2 — protein sequence MVFSSIQAYLDSSNWQQAPPSNYNQGGAGASATGGHGLPPQLQPQSQPLSNGSGGSGSIRPGSMVDRARQANVAMPEAALKCPRCESTNTKFCYFNNYSLTQPRHFCKTCRRYWTRGGALRNVPVGGGCRRNRRTKSSSNNNSSTATSNNTSFSSAASGNASTISAILSSNYGGTHENILSQILSPDNNMSLLNYGGLSQDLRSIHMGNTGGSLMSCVDEWRTASHHQQPQILGGGNLEDSNPNPSSNGFYPCESPRITSASISSALASQFSSVKVEDNNPYKWVNVNGNCSSWTDLSTFGSSR from the exons ATGGTTTTCTCCTCCATCCAAGCTTATCTTGATTCATCCAACTGGCAACAA GCTCCTCCGAGCAATTATAATCAGGGAGGCGCAGGAGCCTCAGCAACTGGAGGTCATGGTCTTCCTCCTCAGCTGCAGCCACAATCCCAGCCGCTGTCTAACGGTAGCGGAGGCAGCGGCTCGATCCGACCAGGATCGATGGTGGACAGAGCAAGACAAGCAAACGTAGCCATGCCCGAAGCAGCACTAAAATGTCCAAGATGCGAATCCACCAACACCAAGTTCTGCTACTTCAACAACTACAGCCTCACTCAGCCACGCCACTTCTGCAAAACCTGCCGGAGATACTGGACACGTGGCGGTGCCCTCCGCAACGTCCCCGTCGGTGGTGGCTGCCGGAGAAACAGGCGAACTAAAAGCAGCAGCAATAACAATAGCAGCACCGCCACTAGCAACAACACAAGCTTCTCCTCCGCTGCCTCAGGGAATGCATCCACCATCAGCGCGATTCTCTCCTCGAACTATGGAGGAACCCATGAGAATATCTTGAGCCAGATTTTGTCTCCAG ACAACAACATGAGCTTGTTGAACTATGGAGGATTGAGTCAAGACTTGAGATCAATCCACATGGGAAATACTGGTGGGTCTCTTATGAGCTGTGTTGATGAGTGGAGAACGGCGTCGCATCATCAGCAGCCGCAGATTTTGGGAGGTGGAAACTTGGAGGACTCTAATCCTAATCCATCTTCAAATGGGTTTTACCCTTGTGAGTCACCGAGGATAACTTCTGCGTCGATCTCATCTGCTTTGGCGTCGCAGTTTTCTTCAGTTAAAGTTGAAGATAATAATCCTTACAAATGGGTTAATGTCAATGGTAATTGCTCTTCCTGGACTGATCTTTCTACGTTCGGCTCTTCTCGTTGA
- the LOC106339777 gene encoding dof zinc finger protein DOF2.4 isoform X1: MVFSSIQAYLDSSNWQQAPPSNYNQGGAGASATGGHGLPPQLQPQSQPLSNGSGGSGSIRPGSMVDRARQANVAMPEAALKCPRCESTNTKFCYFNNYSLTQPRHFCKTCRRYWTRGGALRNVPVGGGCRRNRRTKSSSNNNSSTATSNNTSFSSAASGNASTISAILSSNYGGTHENILSQILSPGRLMNPSYNHHLGDLTDNTKTDNNMSLLNYGGLSQDLRSIHMGNTGGSLMSCVDEWRTASHHQQPQILGGGNLEDSNPNPSSNGFYPCESPRITSASISSALASQFSSVKVEDNNPYKWVNVNGNCSSWTDLSTFGSSR, from the exons ATGGTTTTCTCCTCCATCCAAGCTTATCTTGATTCATCCAACTGGCAACAA GCTCCTCCGAGCAATTATAATCAGGGAGGCGCAGGAGCCTCAGCAACTGGAGGTCATGGTCTTCCTCCTCAGCTGCAGCCACAATCCCAGCCGCTGTCTAACGGTAGCGGAGGCAGCGGCTCGATCCGACCAGGATCGATGGTGGACAGAGCAAGACAAGCAAACGTAGCCATGCCCGAAGCAGCACTAAAATGTCCAAGATGCGAATCCACCAACACCAAGTTCTGCTACTTCAACAACTACAGCCTCACTCAGCCACGCCACTTCTGCAAAACCTGCCGGAGATACTGGACACGTGGCGGTGCCCTCCGCAACGTCCCCGTCGGTGGTGGCTGCCGGAGAAACAGGCGAACTAAAAGCAGCAGCAATAACAATAGCAGCACCGCCACTAGCAACAACACAAGCTTCTCCTCCGCTGCCTCAGGGAATGCATCCACCATCAGCGCGATTCTCTCCTCGAACTATGGAGGAACCCATGAGAATATCTTGAGCCAGATTTTGTCTCCAGGTAGGCTAATGAATCCTAGTTATAATCATCATCTAGGAGATCTCACAGATAATACAAAAACAGACAACAACATGAGCTTGTTGAACTATGGAGGATTGAGTCAAGACTTGAGATCAATCCACATGGGAAATACTGGTGGGTCTCTTATGAGCTGTGTTGATGAGTGGAGAACGGCGTCGCATCATCAGCAGCCGCAGATTTTGGGAGGTGGAAACTTGGAGGACTCTAATCCTAATCCATCTTCAAATGGGTTTTACCCTTGTGAGTCACCGAGGATAACTTCTGCGTCGATCTCATCTGCTTTGGCGTCGCAGTTTTCTTCAGTTAAAGTTGAAGATAATAATCCTTACAAATGGGTTAATGTCAATGGTAATTGCTCTTCCTGGACTGATCTTTCTACGTTCGGCTCTTCTCGTTGA